TTATGATGATCTTCTTCTAGATGAGCTTCGCGGTCGTCATATTCTTCATGAGGTGCTTCAGGCTCATCCTCATAAACATCTTTTTTGTTCGATTTGCGTTTGAACCAATCGAAACCGCTTGATTTAGAGTCAGTATCTCTTTCATCAGATTCGATAACTTCCTCTTCAAATTCCTCATTATCATGATAATTAATTGTAACATAATCTAATAACTCATCAAAAGTGATACTACTAGAAATAGTAGAAATCGCAGATGAAAATTCTGGTTTTCTAATTCCCATTTGTGAAGGTGTGTGAATTCTCACTTTTTCACTAACCATATCTTGTAATAATTCTCTTACGCCTAATAGATTAGCTGAACCACCTGTTACAACGAAACCACCGTTAACTTTAGTTAAACCTAACTCTTGTAATACATCAAATACTTCGAAGAATATATCTTCAACTCTTGCTTCAATAAAGTCGCTTAAATCTTTTTGAGTATACTGAACATGTTCTTCACTATCAATTTGATCTACTGTGAATACATCTTGGCTTGAAGCTGAATCATAAAATGCATGTCCATATTGATGTTTTATCTTTTCAGCCGTGTCATATGACGTATTTAAACCTTGTGCCACATCATCAGTAATATCACGACCAGCCATTTCTATTGAATCAGCATCTACTAATTCGCCACGTTCATAGAAGGCAATTTGTGTTAAATCTTCACCGATATCAATCACACATGCGCCAAGTTCTTTCTCAGTTGCTGATAAGATTGATCCGTAGTTATATGCATCAGAATATACATCTAATACATCTACACCACATGATTCAACACATTTAATCATATTAATTAAAATTGATTTTTGAATAGCAATAACGCCAGCATCCACTTTAAGTGAGTGTCTTGCGATTAATTCTTTTGGATCTGATACTTCATTTTCCTTATCTACAACAAATCGAATTGGGAAAACGTTAATCACTTCTGTTTCAGGAACATCATTTTTATTTCTAATACCCTCAAGTACAGATTCAATGTGAGTTCCGTTAATTTCAGTATCTTCATAAAATTCTATTTCATTTGATTCATCATACACTTCAGTTCCTATGATAGGTAATTTTAAGAATACTTCTTTGATGTCTACACCTGAAGCGATAGAAGCCTTTTTAATTGTATCCTTGACAGCTTGTCTAGCAATATCAAAGTCATCAATTAAACCATTTTTTATACCGCTTGTATAGGTTTGTCCTGTACCTATCACATTTATTCCATTGTGAAATTTTTCGCCTACTATTGTTTTAACACTTGATGAACCAATATCTATGCTTACATAGTAATGTTCCTCCATAGATAGGCACCTCCTGACAAGTTACTATTAAAATACACTATGTTTAGTTTACAATACGTTGATAAGCTTGTGAACTATAAACACATACTAATATCAAAATTTTTTAATTATTTTCTTTTGAATCTTTATTAATTTTATTTAACACACTCTGAAGTTCTTCTTTAGCATCTGTTTCTTTCTGTGATGTTTGCGATACACTTTGTTCAGATTCTGATTGTGCACCTGTACTATTTTTATATGGAATAAATGATGCACCTACTGAGAGATCAATGTATCCATCTGTTTTTAAGTCGCCAGAATCACTTCGAGATAATGATTCTGACATTTGAGGATAATACTTCATTTTATCCGCAATAGTCGTAATGTCACCAATCACTTGAATGTTATCTTTAGTGAAAATTTTAATTCTGTTTTGTTTATTCTTATCTGGCGCATAGCTTATTTCTGCAATTAAATTTCTTGCCTTAGGTGACATTTCAGATAGTGCTTGTATCATTTTTTCTTTTTTGCCTTCTTTAAATCCATCGATAATTGGTACATCATGTGAAATATCGCCTTTATAATCTTTTAATTCTTTGCCATCTTCTAACACAGGTACATAGTTATCTTTAGATTTTTCCAAGCCAACAACCTGATATTCAGTTACGTTTACATTTAATGTATTAGGTATTACTTTTGTTATTTTAACATCTTTAATTAATTCTTTTTCCTTCAAATTGTTCCGAGCTTTACTTTTACTAAATGTATACATACGTGAGCTTGGCTTTACATCTAATGCCTTATTTATCTGACTTTTACTCACATTATGATTACCTTCAATTTTCACATTAGAAATTTTACTTAATGGTGTAAACATATAAAGTAAAAATATCACGATTAATAACACCAATACTGTTATGACTGTATATTGAATTCTTTTTTGTCGTTGTCGACGTTGTGCTCTTTTTTCTTCTAATGTAGGTGAATTAAATTGTGTCACCTTACTATCGTAATCCTGTTGTTTGCGATCGGTTTTAGCTTCCTTATCAGATGACTTTGGCTTTCCTGTTAACTTTTGAAACCAATTCTCTTTAGATTTTTTATCTTTATTTTTATGTTTTTTAGTAGCTGTTTTGGTCTTAGTTGCAGTACTGTTTATATCATTTGACGATTCATTCTTCTCTATGTCACGTTCAGTTTCATGATAATCATCTGAATATGACTGTTCCAACTCTTGAGTGGTGTGCATAGATTCCGCATCAGGTTGATTTTGGCCATAATGTTCATACTGATGAGTATTATGATCTTCATATTGCCTAGAATCCATTTCATTGTTGTTCCTATTTTTTCTCTCTTTGTCATTGTCATCAAAACTCGATGAAAATGATTGCTCATCGTCAACTTTATCTTTAAACTTCTTCCTTTTTCTAGTTCTAAAGTCGTTACTTCTACGGAACATACTTAAATCATCATTTTGATTATTTTCGTGATTCGTTTGCTTGTTATGGTTGTTTTTATTTGTTTTACCGTCCATATGATTTCACGCCCTTTTAGTATGATGGCAAGTGTGCACGGAAACTTTCTATGAATTTCTCACCACGTTCTTCGAATGTGTTGTATTGATCCCAACTTGCACATGCAGGAGATAATAATACAACATCGTTAGGCTCAATGACATCTTGGATTTTATCTACAGCATCTTGTACATCTGTAGCCTTAATGACATATTTACCTTGGCTATTACCTAACTTGGCAAATTTTTCTTGTGTCTCACCAAATACAACCATCACTCTGACATTTTTCATATATGGGATTAATTCATCAAATTCATTACCTCTATCTAATCCACCACATAACCAAATAATAGGTTGATTAAATGAATTAAGTGCGAATTGAGTAGCTAACGTATTTGTAGCTTTAGAGTCATTGTAGTATTTATTTGTTCTATTAGTACCAATATACTGTAGTCTATGTTCAATACCTGAGAAGGTAGTTAAACTATCTGCAATCGCTTTGATCGGTACACCAGCTAGGATTGCAGCTAACACTGCAGCTAAAATATTTTCTAAATTGTGTTCTCCTGGTAAAACTAAATCTTCTACACTTATAATGCGTACGCCTTTATATTCTATAAAGCCATCTTTAATATAAATGCCATCAACTTCTTGTTGTGTTGAGAAATACAATGTTTTAGCTTTTAAATTTTCTGATTCGATAAGATGACGCTGATGATAATTACAAATTAAATAATCATCTTCTGTTTGATTTTTGTATATTTGCTTTTTAGCATTTTGATAATTTTCAAGTGACTCATGATAATCTAGATGCGCAGAATAAATGTTAGTGATAATTGCGATATGAGGCTTATATTGTTCTATACCGAGTAATTGGAATGAAGATAATTCAGTAATTAAATACTCTTTAGAACTTACTTCTTGTGCTACTTTCGAAGCAACATAGCCAATATTGCCTGACAATCTACCAGTAAGTCTACTGTTTTTAAACATGTCTCCTATAAGTGAAGTTACTGTTGTTTTACCGTTAGTTCCTGTAACTGCAATAATAGGTGCTTCTGAAATAAGATAACTCAATTCCACTTCAGTTAGTACTTTTAATCCTCTTTTCACTGCTTCATCAATGATAGATACAGTATATGGAATACCTGGGTTTTTAATAATAATGGGATTATTATCTAGTAATGACGTAGGATGTGAACCACTTACAACTTTTATACCCATCGCTTCTAGATCTTTAGCATGTGCATCTTGAGATAAGTCTTTACCATCATTAACTGTTACCTTCGCACCCAATTTACTCAATAATTTTGCTGCTTCATAACCGCTTTTTGCTAAGCCTACGACTAATACTTCTTTATTTTCTAATCCTGTGTAATTTAGCATCTTAGTGCACTCCAATCCATAAGCCAATTAGACCTGTAATTAAACCGACTGACCAAAATACAGTTACAACTTTCCATTCATTCCAACCACATAATTCGAAATGGTGATGAATAGGACTCATTTTGAAAATACGTTTTTTAGTTAATTTATAAGATGCAACTTGTAGCATAACTGATAGTGTTTCTACTACAAATACGAAACCAATAAATACAAGTGATAATTCTTGATTTAACATGATTGAAATGGTAGCAAAAATACCACCAAGTGCTAAACTACCAGTATCTCCCATAAATACTTTAGCTGGATTTAAGTTATATGGTAAAAATCCTAATAAAGCAAATACCATGATAATACAGAAGATACCAATAGCAGGTGCATCTAATACAAAACTCATGATAGCGTACATCGCAAAGCCAATAATTGATAGACCGGTTGCCAAACCATCAAGTCCATCTGTTAAATTTACTGCGTTTGAAAATCCAACTTGCCAAAAGATGATAAAGATGACATAGGCAAATGAAAGTGGGATGCCAGCGTCAGTAAATGGAATATGTAATGTTGTTGAGAAGTTAACTAAATTAAACACGTTACTTAGCACGAAAAATATAACTGCAATAAGTATTTGAGCTAGGAATTTTTGTTTACTTGTTAAACCTTGATTGTTCTTTTTAACAACAATGATGTAATCATCGATAAAACCAATCAATCCAAATCCTAATGTCACAAATAATAATAAAATAATTGGATTCGAGTGATCCACAAAAATAATGGCAACTACTGAAGTAATAATAATACTAATTAAGAATGTTAAGCCACCCATAGTCGGTGTGCCCGTTTTCTTCATGTGGCTTTGTGGTCCTTCTTCTCGAATACTTTGTCCAAATTTCATTCTTTTTAACGTTGGAATAAGTATGGGTACAAGTACAAAAGTTATTAGAAGCGATAACATCGCATATACAAAAATCATAATGATCTCCTTTTCTTTTATCCGTCAATTTACATATTTTATTATATGTATCTTTAATCTATAACCTTTAATATTTTATCAGTTTTGGTTCAATTTTTATATGTTAAATCACAACATATTAAGAAAGAGAGCGGGATAAAATCAATCCCAATCTCTTCCTCACATGCTTAATATCTATGTTGTCTTAACTAGAGCTTGAATCTTTCTTCTTAGATTTATCTTTCTTATCACTAGACTTATCTAATGATTGTTTACTACTTTCATCTGTTGTACCGTCAGTCGACTCAGCAGAAAGCGTCACTTCTATGTTGTCAGATTTTTTAAGCTTTTGACCTTGCGTCACTGATTGTTTTGAAACAAATCCGCTTCCAGTTGTTTTAACTTTGATGTTTGTTAACTCTTGGAAAGCTAAGATATCTTCTTTAGTCCAACCTTTCATGTCTGGCATAGTCAAATCTCCATCTGTTACTAACAATACTTTACTATTTGGTAAAGTTTTTGTATCTGCATCTACTGATTGAGATTTAACTTTTTTACCACTGCCAATGACAACTGGTTTAAGAGACTTAGCATTCAAACTATCCTTGGCTTTGTCGATGGATTGCCCTTCTACATTCGGTACTTTACTAAATTCATTTTTAGAAGCATCGTCTTTAGATTTACCGACATTTAAGTATTTCAATGTGTTTTCCATAATAGGTTTAAATGCTTTACTTACACCCATTTCATAGGCTTCTTGGTCATTTTTCTGAGCTAAACTCATCCCTGCATAAACAATGACTTTAGGGTTTTTCTTAGGTGCATCCCCGATAAAGCTAACAAAGTATGGGTTCTCACCTTTAACGTAACCGCCACCTTCTGAATCTGCTACTTGGGCAGTACCTGTTTTACCTTCGATATCATAACCATCTACACGATAGTTTTTAGCGTGACTATCTTCACTATTCACTACCTTGTCTAGTTCGGTTTCAACTTTGCTAGCAGTGTCTTTAGTGATTGGTTTACCAGCATAAGTTTTTTCGCCTTTATAGAAGTTCTTTTTCGAAATCGGGTTATCAATACTACTTACGAACCACGGTTTCAACATGTTTCCATTATTGAAAAAGGCTGATTGTGCTTGAATCATTTGCACTGGTGTCACTGTCGTTGATTGACCAAATGCAGATGTTTTTTGTTGTAATGCATTTTCCCAAGCGATGTGTCCGGTAGCTTCTCCATCAAACATACCATTGGTAGATTTACCAAAACCGAAACGTTCATACCAAGATTTCATTTTATCTGTACCTACTTCATCTTGTAGGTGCATCATTAATGTATTAGAAGAATATGTGAATCCTAGTGTTTCAGAGATTTTGCCCCATCCTGTTTTATTCCAGTCTGAGATACGTGAACCCATAATATCTCTATGTCCAGATTCATATTTTTCGTTTGGTTTAAACTTACCTTCTTGTATAGCTGCTGCTAATCCATAAGATTTGAATGTCGAACCTGGTTCGTATGTGTTTTGATACAAGTCATTAGCCCATTTTTTCCCAAAATCTTTACCAGTTTCTGGGTTAAATGTAGGTCTCTGACTAAATGCTAATATTTCACCTGTTTTCGCATCCATAACAACTGCAAAGACATCTTTAGGATTGTAATGTTCAACCATTCCGTCTAATGCTTCTTCTACAAAGACTTGAATATTTGAATCTATAGTTAAATGAACATCATCACCACGTTTAGGTTGTTTCTCCGATTTTGTATTCGGAGCAATATATCCCCAAATATCGTATATATATTTAAGTGAACCTTTAGTACCATTTAGGTAACTATTGAATATTTTTTCAACACCCATAGCTCCATTTAATTCACCAGTATCTGGGTCCTTTTGTGCCATACCTATTAAATGAGACGCAAAGTTACCATTAGGATAGAATCTTTCTGTCTCAGGATATAAGGTGATACCTGGTAAATTTTTCTTTTCTAATTTTTCTTTATCCTGATATGTTAAATCAGTACCTTTTTGTCCAAATTCAACTTGGAAGGCCTTTTTTTGATTTAATCTTTTTTCAATTTCTTCGGGCTTCATATCTATTATTTTTGATAATTCTTTGGCTGTTTTCTTTTTATCTACTACATGTCGTGGTTTCTTACTGTTTTCACTTGCCTTTTTATCGACAACAGCAACAACTTTATACCTCTCAACATCTTCGGCTAAGACTTTACCGTTTCTATCATAGATTTTACCGCGTTCTGGTTGTTCTTGGTTATTGACTAAATACTTTTGGTTAGCTTTCATAATTAAATCTTGTCCATTCGAGTGTCCAGTAATCATTATGTATGAAAACCTTAAAACCAATATAAAAAAGAGCAGTCCGAATAAACCAACTAGCAGGACTGCCCCTATTTTATTTTTTTTAATTTTAATTTTTCGTTTCGCCATTATTACGCACTACCTTTACATTATCGTTCTCGAGGCTCATACCTTGCTTCTTAGCCTTGTCGTAAATGCGTTCGTATGAAGAATTTTTCTTAATTTCAGATTTTAAGGCGCTGTTTTCGCTAGATTGTTGTTCGATTTTATGATCTAAATCTGCAATTTTTCCTCGCGTATCATACGCATCCATTTTTAAAGATAGCATATATATACTAATCATAGCAATAACAGAGACTAGTGTTATGTATAAAATCTTCTCAAATTTCGTAAGTTGAACGACAACTTTACGTTTAACGGTTTGCTTTTGTGGAGAGGTTTGCGGTTGTCTTTTTGGAACACTGGTTTGTGTTGCATTATCATATGGTTGATAAACTTTTTCTACAGCCATGTTGAATTACTCCTTATTTTAATATTTCTGCAATACGTAGTTTCGCACTTCGCGCTCGGTTATTGTCGTCTAAATCTTCGTCTGTTGCTGTGATCGGTTTTCGGTTAACGCGTTTTAATTTTGGCGTATACGCTTCTGGAATCACTGGTAACCCTCTTGGTACATCGGGTCCCTTTTCATACTCTTGAAACATCTGCTTACATAATCTATCCTCTAATGAATGGAATGTAATGACAGATATACGTCCGTTAACTTTCACTAACTCAATTGCTTGTTCAATTGAATCTTCAAATGCAGACAATTCGTCATTAACTGCAATTCGAATTGCTTGGAACACTCTTTTAGCAGGGTGTCCACCCTTTCTTCTCGCTTTAGCAGGGATACCTTCTTTAATAACTTCTACTAATTCTAATGTTGTTTCTATAGGTTGTTTTTCCCTATTCGCTTCGATTCTTCTTGCGATTTGTTTTGAGAACTTTTCTTCACCATAACGATAGAAAATTTTTACCAATGCTTCATATGGCCATTCATTTACTACTTCATAAGCGGACAATGATTGTGTTTGATCCATACGCATGTCTAATTTAGCATCGTGATGATAACTAAAGCCTCTTTCTGGTACATCTAATTGAGGGCTTGAAACACCCAAGTCATAGTAAATACCATCAACTTTTTCAATGTTTAATTCATTTAATATTTGTGTCAATTCTCTAAAATTACTGTGTATAAAAGTGACTTTATGTAAGTGTTCTTTTAGAACATCTTTAGCATTTTCTATTGCAGTTAAGTCTTGATCAATTGCAATAAGTCTACCTTCATCACTTAATTGATTTAATAAATATAAGGCATGTCCTGCTCCACCTAACGTACAGTCAACATACACACCATCTTCCTTTATATTTAGATAATCAATGGTTTCGTTTAACATTACGCTTATATGATGAAACACTGTCATACCTCCAATTTAAAAATCAAAATCTATTAAATCTTCAGCAATATCTTCGAAACTATCTTCTGATTCTTCATAGAAATCATTCCAAGTTTCTCTATCCCAAATCTCTATACGATTTGAAACACCTATTACTGTACATTCCTTATTTAAGTTAGCGTACTTCCTTAAATTCTGAGGAATATTAATACGCCCTTGCTTATCCAACTCTACTTCAACAGCACCAGAGAAGAACATACGCATAAATTTACGTGCGTCTTTTTTTGTCATAGGTAAGGTTTTCATCTTCTCTTCAATCTGTTGCCATTCTTCTAAAGTATAGCCGAATAAACACTTATCAAGGCCTCGGGTGATAATAAAACGTT
The DNA window shown above is from Staphylococcus sp. M0911 and carries:
- the ftsA gene encoding cell division protein FtsA; the protein is MEEHYYVSIDIGSSSVKTIVGEKFHNGINVIGTGQTYTSGIKNGLIDDFDIARQAVKDTIKKASIASGVDIKEVFLKLPIIGTEVYDESNEIEFYEDTEINGTHIESVLEGIRNKNDVPETEVINVFPIRFVVDKENEVSDPKELIARHSLKVDAGVIAIQKSILINMIKCVESCGVDVLDVYSDAYNYGSILSATEKELGACVIDIGEDLTQIAFYERGELVDADSIEMAGRDITDDVAQGLNTSYDTAEKIKHQYGHAFYDSASSQDVFTVDQIDSEEHVQYTQKDLSDFIEARVEDIFFEVFDVLQELGLTKVNGGFVVTGGSANLLGVRELLQDMVSEKVRIHTPSQMGIRKPEFSSAISTISSSITFDELLDYVTINYHDNEEFEEEVIESDERDTDSKSSGFDWFKRKSNKKDVYEDEPEAPHEEYDDREAHLEEDHHNAQGKDKEEGKFKKLMKSLFE
- the mraZ gene encoding division/cell wall cluster transcriptional repressor MraZ, which encodes MFMGEYDHQLDTKGRMIIPSKFRYDLNERFIITRGLDKCLFGYTLEEWQQIEEKMKTLPMTKKDARKFMRMFFSGAVEVELDKQGRINIPQNLRKYANLNKECTVIGVSNRIEIWDRETWNDFYEESEDSFEDIAEDLIDFDF
- the murD gene encoding UDP-N-acetylmuramoyl-L-alanine--D-glutamate ligase; amino-acid sequence: MLNYTGLENKEVLVVGLAKSGYEAAKLLSKLGAKVTVNDGKDLSQDAHAKDLEAMGIKVVSGSHPTSLLDNNPIIIKNPGIPYTVSIIDEAVKRGLKVLTEVELSYLISEAPIIAVTGTNGKTTVTSLIGDMFKNSRLTGRLSGNIGYVASKVAQEVSSKEYLITELSSFQLLGIEQYKPHIAIITNIYSAHLDYHESLENYQNAKKQIYKNQTEDDYLICNYHQRHLIESENLKAKTLYFSTQQEVDGIYIKDGFIEYKGVRIISVEDLVLPGEHNLENILAAVLAAILAGVPIKAIADSLTTFSGIEHRLQYIGTNRTNKYYNDSKATNTLATQFALNSFNQPIIWLCGGLDRGNEFDELIPYMKNVRVMVVFGETQEKFAKLGNSQGKYVIKATDVQDAVDKIQDVIEPNDVVLLSPACASWDQYNTFEERGEKFIESFRAHLPSY
- the mraY gene encoding phospho-N-acetylmuramoyl-pentapeptide-transferase yields the protein MIFVYAMLSLLITFVLVPILIPTLKRMKFGQSIREEGPQSHMKKTGTPTMGGLTFLISIIITSVVAIIFVDHSNPIILLLFVTLGFGLIGFIDDYIIVVKKNNQGLTSKQKFLAQILIAVIFFVLSNVFNLVNFSTTLHIPFTDAGIPLSFAYVIFIIFWQVGFSNAVNLTDGLDGLATGLSIIGFAMYAIMSFVLDAPAIGIFCIIMVFALLGFLPYNLNPAKVFMGDTGSLALGGIFATISIMLNQELSLVFIGFVFVVETLSVMLQVASYKLTKKRIFKMSPIHHHFELCGWNEWKVVTVFWSVGLITGLIGLWIGVH
- the ftsL gene encoding cell division protein FtsL, with the protein product MAVEKVYQPYDNATQTSVPKRQPQTSPQKQTVKRKVVVQLTKFEKILYITLVSVIAMISIYMLSLKMDAYDTRGKIADLDHKIEQQSSENSALKSEIKKNSSYERIYDKAKKQGMSLENDNVKVVRNNGETKN
- a CDS encoding FtsQ-type POTRA domain-containing protein codes for the protein MDGKTNKNNHNKQTNHENNQNDDLSMFRRSNDFRTRKRKKFKDKVDDEQSFSSSFDDNDKERKNRNNNEMDSRQYEDHNTHQYEHYGQNQPDAESMHTTQELEQSYSDDYHETERDIEKNESSNDINSTATKTKTATKKHKNKDKKSKENWFQKLTGKPKSSDKEAKTDRKQQDYDSKVTQFNSPTLEEKRAQRRQRQKRIQYTVITVLVLLIVIFLLYMFTPLSKISNVKIEGNHNVSKSQINKALDVKPSSRMYTFSKSKARNNLKEKELIKDVKITKVIPNTLNVNVTEYQVVGLEKSKDNYVPVLEDGKELKDYKGDISHDVPIIDGFKEGKKEKMIQALSEMSPKARNLIAEISYAPDKNKQNRIKIFTKDNIQVIGDITTIADKMKYYPQMSESLSRSDSGDLKTDGYIDLSVGASFIPYKNSTGAQSESEQSVSQTSQKETDAKEELQSVLNKINKDSKENN
- the rsmH gene encoding 16S rRNA (cytosine(1402)-N(4))-methyltransferase RsmH — translated: MFHHISVMLNETIDYLNIKEDGVYVDCTLGGAGHALYLLNQLSDEGRLIAIDQDLTAIENAKDVLKEHLHKVTFIHSNFRELTQILNELNIEKVDGIYYDLGVSSPQLDVPERGFSYHHDAKLDMRMDQTQSLSAYEVVNEWPYEALVKIFYRYGEEKFSKQIARRIEANREKQPIETTLELVEVIKEGIPAKARRKGGHPAKRVFQAIRIAVNDELSAFEDSIEQAIELVKVNGRISVITFHSLEDRLCKQMFQEYEKGPDVPRGLPVIPEAYTPKLKRVNRKPITATDEDLDDNNRARSAKLRIAEILK
- a CDS encoding penicillin-binding transpeptidase domain-containing protein yields the protein MAKRKIKIKKNKIGAVLLVGLFGLLFFILVLRFSYIMITGHSNGQDLIMKANQKYLVNNQEQPERGKIYDRNGKVLAEDVERYKVVAVVDKKASENSKKPRHVVDKKKTAKELSKIIDMKPEEIEKRLNQKKAFQVEFGQKGTDLTYQDKEKLEKKNLPGITLYPETERFYPNGNFASHLIGMAQKDPDTGELNGAMGVEKIFNSYLNGTKGSLKYIYDIWGYIAPNTKSEKQPKRGDDVHLTIDSNIQVFVEEALDGMVEHYNPKDVFAVVMDAKTGEILAFSQRPTFNPETGKDFGKKWANDLYQNTYEPGSTFKSYGLAAAIQEGKFKPNEKYESGHRDIMGSRISDWNKTGWGKISETLGFTYSSNTLMMHLQDEVGTDKMKSWYERFGFGKSTNGMFDGEATGHIAWENALQQKTSAFGQSTTVTPVQMIQAQSAFFNNGNMLKPWFVSSIDNPISKKNFYKGEKTYAGKPITKDTASKVETELDKVVNSEDSHAKNYRVDGYDIEGKTGTAQVADSEGGGYVKGENPYFVSFIGDAPKKNPKVIVYAGMSLAQKNDQEAYEMGVSKAFKPIMENTLKYLNVGKSKDDASKNEFSKVPNVEGQSIDKAKDSLNAKSLKPVVIGSGKKVKSQSVDADTKTLPNSKVLLVTDGDLTMPDMKGWTKEDILAFQELTNIKVKTTGSGFVSKQSVTQGQKLKKSDNIEVTLSAESTDGTTDESSKQSLDKSSDKKDKSKKKDSSSS